A window of Roseofilum capinflatum BLCC-M114 contains these coding sequences:
- a CDS encoding two-component system response regulator: protein MDYPNPKYNILLVDDTPENLRLLSDLLSQQGYKVRSVMNGRTALKAAQAKPPDLILLDINMPQMNGYQVCQELKSMEVTQEIPIIFISALNEVFDKVKAFRVGGCDYISKPFQIEEVLARVKHQLHLKSAQTELKKLNLKLEERVQERTQKLQETNQALSQEIQERKRVQQKLLEMALHDSLTGLPNRALFMERLEGAIQNLKVNADQQFAVLFLDCDRFKVINDSLGHLVGDRLLQAIAQRIDSLLDSNMILARLGGDEFTILVESCSSLDEVKKLAETILNSLSYSFQLEYHEVFINASIGIVISHQDYHKPEYVLRDADTAMYKAKAMGKGQYHVFDPTMHQLALKRLTLETALRKAIEHQEFLVHYQPIINLQTGKISGFEALVRWQHPQKGLISPGEFIPICEETGLINDIGYWVFQQACNQLKIWQQTLKNDHLKISINLSVRQFSQMNLMEKVAETVTKTEISPQSLTMEITESALIDNPVHARTLLHEIRDQDIHISLDDFGTGYSSLSYLHTLPIDILKIDRSFINSLSQEESDLGLIPPIIQIGQTLNMKVVAEGIETPEQLDILRQLHCDFGQGYWFAKPLNIREATALLQSNPQW, encoded by the coding sequence GTGGATTATCCCAACCCAAAATATAATATATTACTCGTTGATGACACCCCAGAAAACTTACGTCTATTGTCGGATTTACTCAGCCAACAAGGATATAAGGTTCGTAGTGTTATGAATGGTAGAACGGCCCTTAAAGCAGCTCAAGCCAAACCTCCAGACTTGATTTTACTCGATATTAATATGCCCCAAATGAACGGTTATCAAGTCTGTCAAGAACTCAAATCTATGGAGGTCACCCAAGAAATACCCATTATATTTATTAGTGCCCTAAACGAGGTCTTCGATAAAGTCAAAGCGTTCCGGGTAGGTGGATGTGACTACATCAGTAAACCCTTTCAAATCGAAGAAGTTTTAGCCAGAGTCAAGCATCAATTGCACCTTAAATCAGCGCAAACTGAACTGAAAAAATTAAACTTAAAATTAGAAGAAAGAGTCCAAGAACGTACCCAAAAACTGCAAGAAACCAATCAAGCCCTAAGCCAAGAAATTCAAGAACGAAAGCGCGTTCAACAAAAACTCTTAGAGATGGCCCTGCATGACTCCTTAACCGGACTGCCGAACCGGGCCCTATTTATGGAACGACTCGAAGGAGCCATTCAAAATCTAAAAGTAAATGCCGACCAACAATTTGCGGTACTCTTTCTAGACTGCGATCGCTTCAAAGTGATCAACGACTCCCTCGGTCACCTGGTCGGCGATCGACTGCTCCAGGCGATCGCCCAACGGATCGACAGCCTCCTAGACTCAAACATGATCCTCGCTCGCCTAGGAGGAGACGAATTTACCATCCTCGTAGAATCCTGTAGCAGCCTAGATGAAGTCAAAAAACTAGCAGAAACCATCCTCAACAGCCTCTCCTACTCCTTCCAGCTCGAATACCACGAAGTCTTTATCAACGCCAGCATCGGCATCGTCATCAGCCATCAGGACTACCACAAACCCGAATACGTCCTCCGGGATGCCGACACCGCCATGTACAAAGCCAAAGCCATGGGTAAAGGACAATACCACGTCTTCGACCCCACCATGCACCAACTCGCTCTCAAACGACTCACCCTAGAAACCGCACTCCGCAAAGCCATAGAACACCAAGAATTTCTCGTTCACTACCAACCCATCATCAACCTGCAAACCGGAAAAATCAGTGGATTTGAAGCCCTCGTGCGCTGGCAACATCCCCAAAAAGGACTCATCAGCCCTGGCGAATTTATCCCCATCTGCGAAGAAACCGGACTGATCAACGACATTGGCTATTGGGTCTTCCAACAAGCCTGCAATCAACTCAAAATCTGGCAACAGACCCTGAAAAACGACCACCTCAAAATCAGCATTAACCTCTCCGTCCGTCAATTCTCGCAAATGAACCTGATGGAAAAAGTGGCCGAAACCGTGACCAAAACCGAGATTTCCCCCCAATCCTTAACCATGGAAATCACCGAAAGCGCCCTGATAGACAACCCCGTACATGCTCGCACCCTGCTCCATGAAATCCGAGACCAAGACATTCACATTTCCCTAGACGACTTTGGCACAGGCTACTCTTCCCTCTCCTATCTGCATACCTTACCCATTGATATCCTCAAAATCGATCGCTCCTTCATTAACAGCCTGAGCCAAGAAGAATCCGATCTCGGCCTGATTCCTCCCATTATTCAAATTGGCCAAACCCTGAACATGAAAGTCGTCGCCGAAGGCATCGAAACCCCCGAACAACTAGACATTCTCAGACAACTCCACTGCGACTTTGGTCAAGGCTATTGGTTTGCCAAACCTTTGAACATCAGAGAAGCCACAGCCCTGCTGCAATCCAATCCTCAGTGGTAA
- a CDS encoding PAS domain S-box protein → MHQSDFEKFSFKDDEWIDFHPLTVEPQMRWSEAIAHWQLYQNSQNLADPPSLGWVIEDQHLIGRLHLSSLLPYLRGSQSGQNMTVLQLMEPVGITLEISDWATFSTQDHFSTLMAYFQQHHLTHLPLVTPTHKLIGVVTLSNLFQHLRGNPRETTPPSPSPTHFDQTFAQAVIGMAHIDLQGNFIEVNQKFCDLVGYSSSDLIHHSFFELMVPHNIQGSEYRNYTQVTRRYLDRLLSGSLPFITIENSYLPKSGVQSWVNTTISLVRYASGRPAYFLSVIEDISDRKLLEQKLHTSEAELRSVFAGMTELVLVMDHDAEVVKVSPTCPALSFHQSYDLIGETINQIIYGDYRSKLIGYLQQVSKQNQTINFEYYLTLSTQTFWFAATLSPMPDKKVIFVARDITERKRNEEQLRLLQRAVEVSDNGIIISNVQHSSLPIIYVNPAFEKITGYSAREVLGKPLFFLYENSLYKSEYTDIKRQIRNENFFEVTCQSYRKNRQHFWSNLSLYPLRDKIGKLTHYVMLQSDVTERIAAEEALKKSEKRWQLALKSNNDGIYDWDLENNTMFYSARWKEMLGFSESEISDRPSEWMTRLHPDDFEQVMFTNLDYQGSPNNPLFTIEYRMRCKDGSYKWILDRGQILYDRHGEEVRIIGSYTDITERKESEEKLRASQQRLEFLVDQTPLGVIEWSIDWQIVEWNKAAERIFGYRRLEVLSSRHSFEILFAESKKVQADALIQALEAEEDTTHSICDNRRRSGEHIVCEWYNTVLMDRQNNVIGYASMIADITDRKQAEKALIQAKEAAEAANQAKSSFLANMSHELRTPLNAILGFTQLIDRSPDLSSVHREQLQIINRSGEHLLSLINDILEMSKIEAGKITLNENVFNLWTLLDTLNEMLQIKADHKGLTLALVRSPQVPEYVAGDESKLRQVLLNLLGNAIKFTQQGGVKLVVSAIAPPEARPLRVTFEVSDTGPGIAPEELETLFEPFVQTAVGRQSQQGTGLGLPISRQFVQLMGGDIQVASQVGVGSQFTFDLLLQPVEAQPHPFQTTSRVIHLAPNQPTYRILVVDDSPDNRQLLEALLHSVGFHVKQASNGQEAIALWETWNPHLIWMDIRMPVMDGLQATQYIKSHPQGKSTVIIALTASAFAEERQQVLAIGCDDYLSKPFQDEELFQTMAKYLDLTYVCDYIDNRAPSSSDSDSLEALSDSTLHWELMPQAWLENLYQAAIEADAELILQLMEEIPEPQQNLITYLNDLVDNFEFEVITQKISSVLY, encoded by the coding sequence ATGCACCAGTCTGATTTTGAAAAATTCAGCTTCAAAGACGATGAGTGGATTGATTTTCATCCCCTCACTGTGGAACCTCAGATGCGATGGTCAGAGGCGATCGCCCATTGGCAGCTCTACCAAAATTCCCAAAACCTAGCCGATCCCCCTTCCCTAGGGTGGGTCATCGAAGACCAACACTTAATCGGACGCTTACATTTATCTTCTTTACTTCCCTATCTAAGGGGGTCGCAAAGCGGGCAAAACATGACCGTTTTGCAACTCATGGAACCCGTAGGGATCACCCTAGAAATTTCTGACTGGGCAACATTTAGCACTCAGGATCATTTCTCAACCCTGATGGCCTATTTTCAGCAGCATCATCTCACCCATCTCCCTTTAGTCACCCCCACCCATAAATTGATCGGTGTAGTTACCCTCTCCAACTTATTCCAGCATCTGAGGGGTAACCCTAGGGAAACAACCCCCCCCTCACCCTCCCCAACCCATTTCGATCAAACCTTTGCCCAAGCGGTCATTGGCATGGCCCATATTGACCTACAGGGAAACTTTATTGAAGTCAATCAGAAATTTTGCGACTTAGTTGGGTATTCGAGTTCCGATCTGATTCATCACTCTTTTTTTGAACTGATGGTTCCTCACAATATCCAAGGTTCAGAATATCGTAATTATACACAAGTAACTCGACGTTACTTAGATCGGCTCTTAAGTGGCTCTTTACCCTTTATTACCATCGAAAATAGCTATCTTCCTAAATCTGGAGTTCAGAGTTGGGTGAATACCACTATCTCGTTAGTGCGTTATGCATCTGGAAGACCCGCTTACTTTCTCAGTGTAATTGAAGATATCAGCGATCGCAAGCTCTTAGAACAAAAGTTACATACCTCTGAAGCGGAACTGCGATCGGTGTTCGCTGGCATGACCGAACTGGTTTTAGTCATGGATCATGACGCAGAAGTGGTGAAAGTTTCCCCCACTTGTCCGGCCCTCTCTTTCCATCAATCCTACGATCTCATTGGCGAAACCATTAATCAAATTATTTATGGAGACTATCGTTCAAAATTGATCGGTTATTTACAACAGGTCTCCAAGCAAAACCAAACCATCAATTTTGAGTATTACTTAACCCTATCGACACAGACCTTTTGGTTTGCCGCTACCCTATCCCCCATGCCGGACAAAAAAGTAATTTTTGTCGCTCGTGATATCACGGAAAGAAAACGCAATGAAGAACAACTCAGACTCTTACAAAGAGCGGTAGAAGTCTCGGATAATGGCATTATTATTAGCAATGTTCAACACTCTAGTTTACCCATTATTTATGTTAATCCTGCCTTTGAAAAGATTACCGGATATTCTGCCCGTGAAGTTCTGGGCAAACCGCTTTTTTTTCTCTATGAAAACAGTCTCTATAAATCAGAATATACCGACATAAAAAGACAAATTCGTAACGAAAACTTCTTTGAAGTCACTTGCCAAAGCTATCGTAAAAACAGGCAGCACTTTTGGAGCAACTTATCCCTGTATCCCTTGCGAGATAAAATAGGAAAACTGACTCACTATGTCATGCTGCAATCGGATGTAACAGAACGAATAGCTGCTGAAGAAGCCTTAAAAAAAAGTGAAAAACGTTGGCAACTTGCTCTCAAAAGTAATAATGATGGAATTTATGATTGGGATTTGGAAAATAATACCATGTTTTATTCGGCTCGATGGAAAGAAATGCTGGGATTTTCCGAGTCAGAAATTAGCGATCGCCCCAGTGAGTGGATGACTCGTTTACATCCCGATGATTTTGAACAGGTGATGTTTACCAATCTTGATTATCAGGGTAGTCCAAACAATCCCCTATTTACCATTGAATATCGGATGCGCTGTAAAGATGGCAGTTATAAATGGATTTTAGACCGGGGACAAATTTTGTACGATCGTCACGGAGAAGAAGTCCGGATTATTGGCTCTTATACTGATATTACAGAACGCAAAGAATCGGAAGAAAAACTGCGAGCTTCCCAGCAACGCTTGGAATTTTTAGTCGATCAAACCCCTTTAGGAGTAATTGAATGGTCGATTGATTGGCAAATTGTAGAATGGAATAAAGCAGCCGAACGAATTTTTGGTTATCGTCGTCTAGAAGTTTTATCCTCTCGCCATAGCTTTGAGATTTTATTTGCTGAATCCAAAAAAGTTCAAGCAGATGCTTTAATCCAAGCCTTAGAAGCTGAAGAAGATACCACCCATTCCATTTGTGACAATAGGAGGCGATCGGGAGAACACATTGTTTGTGAATGGTATAATACAGTCTTGATGGATCGCCAAAATAATGTGATTGGATATGCCTCAATGATTGCTGACATTACGGATCGCAAGCAAGCAGAAAAAGCCTTGATTCAGGCGAAAGAGGCAGCCGAAGCAGCCAATCAAGCGAAAAGTAGCTTTTTAGCCAACATGAGTCATGAGCTGAGAACGCCATTAAATGCCATCTTAGGATTTACTCAACTCATTGACCGCAGTCCCGATCTAAGCTCCGTGCATCGCGAACAATTGCAGATTATTAATCGCAGTGGCGAGCATTTACTTTCCTTGATTAATGATATTCTAGAAATGTCAAAAATTGAGGCAGGAAAGATTACCCTAAATGAGAATGTCTTCAATTTATGGACGTTGCTCGATACCCTCAATGAGATGCTGCAAATTAAAGCAGACCACAAAGGATTAACCTTAGCCTTAGTTCGCTCTCCTCAAGTGCCTGAATATGTGGCGGGTGATGAGAGTAAATTGCGTCAAGTGCTGCTCAATCTATTAGGAAATGCAATTAAATTTACACAACAGGGAGGGGTAAAATTAGTGGTCTCGGCGATCGCCCCCCCAGAAGCTCGTCCCCTCCGAGTCACCTTTGAAGTCAGCGATACCGGCCCAGGAATTGCCCCAGAAGAGTTAGAAACCCTATTTGAACCCTTTGTGCAAACAGCTGTCGGCCGACAATCTCAACAAGGAACCGGCCTGGGATTACCCATTAGTCGTCAATTTGTCCAACTCATGGGTGGAGACATTCAGGTAGCCTCTCAAGTGGGGGTTGGCAGTCAATTTACCTTTGACTTACTCCTCCAACCCGTCGAGGCTCAACCCCACCCTTTCCAAACGACCAGTCGAGTGATCCATTTAGCCCCCAATCAACCCACTTACCGCATTTTAGTCGTGGATGACTCCCCAGATAATCGCCAACTCCTAGAGGCGTTATTACACAGTGTGGGCTTTCACGTCAAACAAGCCAGCAACGGACAAGAGGCGATCGCCCTTTGGGAAACCTGGAACCCCCATCTAATCTGGATGGACATCCGGATGCCGGTGATGGATGGACTCCAAGCCACCCAATATATTAAATCCCATCCTCAAGGGAAATCCACAGTCATTATCGCCCTCACCGCCAGCGCCTTTGCCGAAGAGCGCCAGCAAGTCCTAGCCATCGGCTGTGATGACTATCTCAGTAAACCTTTCCAAGACGAAGAGTTATTCCAGACCATGGCTAAATACTTAGACCTTACTTATGTTTGTGATTATATAGACAACCGTGCCCCGTCCTCTTCCGACTCTGACTCCCTAGAAGCCCTCTCAGACTCGACCTTACATTGGGAATTAATGCCCCAAGCGTGGTTAGAGAACCTCTATCAAGCGGCGATCGAAGCCGATGCTGAATTAATCTTACAACTGATGGAGGAAATTCCCGAACCCCAGCAAAATCTAATCACCTATTTAAATGATTTAGTCGATAATTTTGAATTTGAAGTAATTACCCAAAAAATAAGTTCAGTGTTATATTAA